In Francisella hispaniensis FSC454, a genomic segment contains:
- a CDS encoding SDR family NAD(P)-dependent oxidoreductase, giving the protein MSGNLVVIGASGAIGSAVTKRLSQLYPNANIYAFSRAKVVDCVEGVVYEQIDYTDESTIEKAAKYVYDKSGSINLVFVATGILHTQDIKPEKSLKELLADKFIELFKANTIFPALVAKHFIPKLAKDTKSIFAAISARVGSISDNQLGGWYAYRASKAALNMFIKTASIEAKRLNPSAVIVGLHPGTVDSYLSEPFQARVPEGKLFRPEYSASKLIEVLDSLKADDSGKCFAWDGEEIAP; this is encoded by the coding sequence ATGAGTGGTAATTTAGTTGTTATAGGTGCCTCTGGTGCTATAGGTAGTGCGGTAACCAAGAGATTAAGTCAATTATATCCAAATGCTAATATTTATGCTTTTTCGCGTGCTAAAGTAGTTGATTGTGTAGAAGGTGTAGTTTATGAACAGATTGATTATACTGATGAATCAACAATCGAAAAAGCAGCAAAATATGTTTATGATAAATCAGGTTCTATTAATCTGGTATTTGTTGCTACTGGCATATTACACACTCAAGATATAAAACCAGAGAAGTCGCTAAAAGAACTATTGGCAGATAAATTTATTGAGCTTTTTAAAGCAAATACAATTTTCCCTGCTCTTGTTGCAAAACATTTTATCCCAAAACTAGCCAAAGATACCAAATCTATATTTGCAGCTATTTCTGCAAGAGTTGGTAGTATATCTGATAATCAGCTTGGTGGTTGGTATGCTTATAGAGCTTCAAAGGCTGCTTTAAATATGTTTATCAAAACAGCAAGTATTGAAGCTAAGCGTTTAAATCCAAGTGCTGTGATAGTAGGGCTTCATCCAGGGACTGTCGATAGTTATCTTTCTGAACCTTTCCAAGCTAGGGTACCTGAGGGTAAGCTTTTCAGACCAGAGTATTCAGCTAGTAAGCTAATTGAAGTTTTAGATAGTTTGAAAGCAGATGATAGTGGTAAATGTTTTGCATGGGATGGTGAAGAAATTGCTCCATAA
- a CDS encoding TIGR03643 family protein, with translation MNDRNITTSEIIEMAWCDKTSFDAIKNITGLSEPQVIKIMRNNLKPSSFRLWRKRVTGRVAKHQKRLNHTNASGLV, from the coding sequence ATGAATGATAGAAATATAACAACTAGTGAAATTATAGAAATGGCATGGTGTGATAAAACATCATTTGATGCAATAAAAAATATAACAGGGTTATCAGAACCTCAGGTTATAAAGATTATGCGAAATAATCTTAAGCCGAGTAGCTTTAGGCTTTGGCGAAAAAGAGTAACCGGAAGAGTTGCAAAACATCAAAAAAGGTTAAATCATACAAATGCAAGTGGTTTGGTTTAA